GAATAACGAATGACATCAATATGAAAGAAATGATTAATAAAACTATGCCAGCTCTTTTCATCAAGTCAAAACTCCTTTTTTCTCCATCGTTATTAAACGCTTTCGCAGCCTAGTACCGAAAAGGGAACTCATAAAAATATGTGTAAAATCAACAAAATGTTACATTATGTATCATAAGGCGCGCACGCCACCCCCTTATTCATTATTTTACGGTAAGAGTCCCAATATGAACCCAAAATTAAAACGCTTTCATTTATACTAACACACTTAATAGTCAAAATGTTTTTGATGTTTTTAGAAATAGTTATAATTTTTTTAGGTCTTAGTAACCAAGAAGCCCGAAGAGAACGTCTCCCCGAGCCTCCTTGTTTCCCTAGGCTTAGTCTCCCAGAATTAACCTTGCAACGACTGCCAAATCCATGATGTTGACAGCACCGTCCCCGTTAATATCCGCAAACTTAACTTCATTCCAGTTTTCATCACCTGCTCGGGCTCCATAGTACTTCACGATGATTGCCAAATCACCAATGGTTACCTTAGAATCGCCGTTCACATCGCTTGGTATGCCGATAATGACAGAGTCAGTGAATGTTTGCAAAGCTTCGTTCAAGGCTGCCTCCGCTTGATCAACTTCAGACTGTGTCGCCGCTGTGTTGTCCTCGGTTGCCTTCGCACTGTTAATTGCCGCTTGAAGTACAGCTTTCGAACCAACTGGATATTGGCCTGCACGGTTGCCTTCTTCCGCCGATTGATATGTGCTTATAGCCTTCTCAATCGATGCATGTAAGGCCGTCTTATTCACGGCATTAATCCTTACATGATGAGTTATTCCCGTCAGCTGTGTTTCATTACCCGCTCCATTCGATATGACCGCATTCGATAAAGCAACGGTTGTTTCTGACGATGCCTCAGCCTGCTTTGCTTTGAAATTCAGCTTAAGAAAATCTCCGTCAGTATGAACCTCATTGCCTTCTCCCAGACTTGCGGCGAGAATTCTGACTTCTCCATCCTGGCTAAGTTCACTTACGACCTCTAAATTCGACTGTAAGGATTCCGAAGAAACATATTCCACTTTATTGGAATCATAGGATACGACTACATCTTGTGCAAATATGCCGTCTTTTACATGCCGCAATCCATAAGTAACACTGAACGGTTGACCCGCGGAAACTTGATCCGTTCCGTCCCATGCAGCCCTTACTTCTGTTTCGGCTTCAACTAAGGCAGATACGGCTTGCTCCAGGCTTGCAACAGCAGCATCGACTTGAGATTGTGTGGTATAGCCCGCTTTTTCCTCGGAAATAGTTTGAATGAAGTTGCTTAAAGCTGTCCGAGATTCAGATGTGTAAGCTTCGTTGTCCAAGTATAATGCAGCTTCGGCAAGCTTCGAATCTAAGGTTTCAAGGTTTATAGCTGCTGTTCCTTCTTGGTAGACACGAACAAAGTCAACGTAACCAATGGCTAATGGATTGCTTCCGTTGTTGTCATCGCTATAAAATCTAAGCTTCCCAAGTGTTGTCAATGGATTGCGCATCGGTAAATCCTGCTGCTGCAGAACTCCGTTGACATAGGCTTGCACTTTCTGCGTACTAGAATCAAGGATAAGATCGATTGTATTCCATTCACCGATATTGAATTTTCCAACCTCAGCAGTACTCGTACTGTTACCGCCCTTATTTGATACTTTAATGGAGCCGTTATCGCGCAGTGCTGCAGTGGCAATAATGGTTGTAGAGCTATCGTTTTTATAAATAAAAGGCGATCCATAGAAGTTTGTAGGAGCATCTGAACGCACTCTCGCCTCCATGTACACTTTCCCGCTCATCTCTGGAAACATCCTATTGGCTTCCACCGAAAGACCGCTGCCCTTTTGAGTTTGAGTGAGCTTCAGATACTTATTGCCGTTTTCACTTCCCAACGTAACTTTGCCGCCGGTCTCGATCGGTTTCCAGTCGCTTGAAAGGTCACCAAGTGAGTTCAGATTATCAAAGTTATCGTTAACGATATACCTTCTAAGCTTCAAGCCGTCTGCTGCAGCTTTTATTTTCTGCAAAATACCCTGTGCTGCTTCTTCTGATCCTCCATTTGCAATTAGGTTATCGCCGTCGATGATTGCTTCCATTACGGGGCCGTAGCTGTCCGCCGTGTAGTTCTCTCCTGCAGATTTCTTGCAGCTGCGATTGCGTTTTGAAGTGCCGCCAAAGTTTCCTCTGTGGCCGGTTCATATACAAGGGTATAAACCTTTACATTGTCGATATACACCGAACCGGTTTTACCCGCGTTGGAACCGTCATTATTTGTATAGAAGCTAAGGATATTCGCAGCAGTCATTGCAGCACGAAGCGGCAAATCGGTCCTTACCTTCACACCATCTACGTAGAAGTCGCAAGTCTGCTTCTCGCTATCAAGCACAATCTTTAGGTTGTACCATGTGCCGCTTGTAAACTTGCCGACATCCGTGTTGTTAACTAAAAACGTGCCATTATTGCGCATCGCATTACTGAACAGTTGGGTATCTTTATTCAAACCATAAATGTAAGGCATTCCAAAAAAGGTATCCGGCGCATCGGATCGCACCTTCATTTCGAAGATCACTTGCCCGCTTGCTTCCGGGAATTGAGCAGTTAGTCCCGTTTCTCCGGCTGCGTTATTTTTCGTCATTTTTATATATTTATTAGTGCTTTCAGTCGGATCTGTTTCCA
This genomic window from Paenibacillus hexagrammi contains:
- a CDS encoding cohesin domain-containing protein; its protein translation is MEAIIDGDNLIANGGSEEAAQGILQKIKAAADGLKLRRYIVNDNFDNLNSLGDLSSDWKPIETGGKVTLGSENGNKYLKLTQTQKGSGLSVEANRMFPEMSGKVYMEARVRSDAPTNFYGSPFIYKNDSSTTIIATAALRDNGSIKVSNKGGNSTSTAEVGKFNIGEWNTIDLILDSSTQKVQAYVNGVLQQQDLPMRNPLTTLGKLRFYSDDNNGSNPLAIGYVDFVRVYQEGTAAINLETLDSKLAEAALYLDNEAYTSESRTALSNFIQTISEEKAGYTTQSQVDAAVASLEQAVSALVEAETEVRAAWDGTDQVSAGQPFSVTYGLRHVKDGIFAQDVVVSYDSNKVEYVSSESLQSNLEVVSELSQDGEVRILAASLGEGNEVHTDGDFLKLNFKAKQAEASSETTVALSNAVISNGAGNETQLTGITHHVRINAVNKTALHASIEKAISTYQSAEEGNRAGQYPVGSKAVLQAAINSAKATEDNTAATQSEVDQAEAALNEALQTFTDSVIIGIPSDVNGDSKVTIGDLAIIVKYYGARAGDENWNEVKFADINGDGAVNIMDLAVVARLILGD